One stretch of Pseudomonas sp. NC02 DNA includes these proteins:
- a CDS encoding helix-turn-helix transcriptional regulator: MSLTSSIRNMENPHFYFELGELISSTGTEHFAANMLQLVNKLVPVHLVDLSEWTLDEHQACVLDIKLLGSDGLKQDLPPPRTLHHRDDHPLLKKMLGMNDPLLIQMNAKADSTHTRGTSHQCNLVSRQANRRCVISFYRPHTQRAFSLAQLSFLKSLSETLLPLIERHAQINRQAPPVAPEPSKTPLEQSQLQREFYKRLSLSDITLSAREQEVCLGLLTGGTVPQMAEKLSVKNSSIETYLKRAAAKLGVSGRHGLAKWMVGA; the protein is encoded by the coding sequence ATGAGTCTGACCAGCAGTATTCGGAATATGGAAAATCCGCATTTTTATTTCGAGTTGGGAGAGTTGATTTCAAGCACCGGCACTGAACACTTCGCAGCGAACATGCTGCAACTGGTCAACAAGCTGGTACCGGTTCACTTGGTGGACCTCAGTGAATGGACCCTCGACGAGCACCAGGCCTGCGTGCTCGATATCAAGTTACTTGGCAGCGACGGGTTGAAGCAGGACCTGCCGCCACCGCGCACCCTGCATCACCGCGACGATCATCCGCTGCTGAAAAAAATGCTCGGCATGAACGACCCGCTGTTGATCCAGATGAATGCCAAGGCCGACAGCACCCACACCCGCGGCACCTCCCATCAGTGCAACCTGGTATCGCGCCAGGCCAATCGACGCTGCGTGATTTCGTTCTACCGGCCCCACACCCAACGCGCCTTTTCCCTGGCGCAGTTGTCGTTTCTCAAGAGCCTTTCGGAAACCTTGCTGCCGTTGATCGAGCGCCACGCGCAGATCAATCGACAGGCCCCGCCGGTAGCGCCCGAGCCCTCTAAAACTCCGTTGGAGCAGTCGCAATTGCAGCGCGAATTCTATAAACGCCTGTCACTCAGTGACATCACCTTATCGGCGCGGGAACAGGAGGTTTGCCTGGGGTTGTTGACCGGCGGAACCGTACCGCAGATGGCCGAGAAACTCAGCGTGAAAAACAGCTCCATCGAAACCTACCTCAAGCGCGCGGCGGCCAAACTGGGCGTGAGTGGCCGGCATGGCCTGGCCAAATGGATGGTTGGCGCGTGA
- a CDS encoding efflux transporter outer membrane subunit — protein MKKLMLGVACVLGGCSLIPDYRRPEAPTPAHYPVHNADRVGPSAAGPDWQQLFRDPVMRQLIGQALVNNRDLRVAALNVEAFQAQYRIQRADLFPAVSATGAENRQKVPRRATTTGKSAITSTYSATLGVSAYELDFFGRVRSLSEQAMLQYLATEEARRSAQLSLVANVANAYLTWRADQELLALARQTLASDEHSLRLTSRSKTAGKATSIDVIQAQTSVESTRASIARYQRQVAQDLNSLALLVGGPVPDSLPAQPLSDDLVARVPAGLPSDLLQRRPDIVQAEYQLQAANANIGAARAAFFPSVTLTANAGTSSKDLSGLFQGGSGSWGFQPQINLPIFNAGSLRASLDYAKIQKNIYVAQYEKSIQTAFQEVSDGLAARQTYNEQLAAQRDFVRANQTYYDLAQHRYRSGVDSNLVFLDAQRSLFSSQQALIVDRLAQLVAEVNLYTALGGGWEGDSAGGGGGGISVSSVTAADGSALTAAHFGKAPK, from the coding sequence ATGAAAAAACTGATGCTCGGCGTGGCGTGTGTGCTTGGCGGGTGTTCGTTGATCCCGGACTATCGGCGGCCCGAGGCACCGACCCCGGCGCACTACCCGGTGCATAACGCGGACCGGGTGGGGCCATCGGCCGCCGGGCCTGACTGGCAACAGTTGTTCCGTGACCCGGTGATGCGGCAGTTGATTGGCCAGGCCCTGGTGAATAACCGTGACCTGCGGGTGGCGGCGCTGAATGTCGAAGCGTTTCAGGCGCAGTACCGCATCCAGCGTGCCGACCTGTTCCCGGCGGTGTCTGCCACGGGTGCCGAAAACCGCCAGAAAGTCCCGCGGCGCGCCACTACCACCGGCAAGTCTGCGATCACCTCTACCTATTCGGCGACATTGGGCGTCAGCGCCTACGAGCTGGATTTTTTCGGCCGTGTACGCAGCCTCAGTGAGCAGGCGATGCTGCAATACCTGGCCACTGAAGAAGCTCGGCGCAGCGCGCAACTGAGCCTGGTGGCCAACGTCGCCAACGCTTACCTGACCTGGCGCGCCGACCAGGAACTGCTGGCCCTGGCCCGGCAGACGCTGGCCTCGGACGAGCACAGCCTGCGTCTGACGTCGCGCAGTAAAACGGCGGGCAAGGCGACGTCGATTGATGTGATCCAGGCCCAGACCAGCGTCGAAAGTACCCGGGCAAGCATTGCACGCTACCAGCGGCAGGTGGCCCAGGACCTCAACAGCCTGGCGTTGCTGGTGGGTGGGCCGGTGCCGGATTCTTTGCCGGCACAGCCGCTGTCCGACGACCTGGTAGCCCGGGTGCCGGCCGGGTTGCCGTCGGACCTGCTGCAACGGCGGCCGGATATTGTGCAGGCCGAGTATCAGCTTCAGGCGGCCAACGCGAATATTGGCGCGGCGCGGGCGGCGTTTTTTCCTTCGGTTACGCTGACGGCCAACGCTGGCACCTCGAGTAAGGATCTGTCGGGATTGTTCCAGGGGGGCTCGGGGAGTTGGGGGTTCCAGCCGCAGATCAATCTGCCGATCTTCAACGCGGGCAGCCTGCGGGCCAGCCTGGATTACGCGAAGATTCAGAAGAACATTTATGTCGCGCAGTATGAGAAGTCGATTCAGACCGCGTTCCAGGAAGTCTCGGACGGGCTGGCGGCGCGGCAAACGTATAACGAGCAACTGGCGGCGCAGCGGGATTTTGTTCGGGCCAACCAGACGTATTACGACCTGGCTCAGCACCGGTATCGCAGTGGGGTGGACAGTAATCTGGTGTTTCTGGATGCGCAGCGGTCGTTGTTCAGTTCGCAGCAGGCGTTGATTGTTGATCGGTTGGCGCAGTTGGTGGCGGAGGTGAATTTGTATACGGCGTTGGGTGGGGGGTGGGAGGGTGATTCTGCTGGGGGTGGGGGTGGGGGCATATCCGTTTCTTCGGTCACGGCGGCTGATGGTTCCGCTCTTACAGCGGCTCACTTTGGAAAAGCCCCAAAGTAA
- a CDS encoding sorbosone dehydrogenase family protein produces the protein MNAPSRLALLITATAALSACGDSSKLPFQAGVGPSPQLPEPTASLIPTLKVSKAVGWPGNAQPTAPDGFTVTALAADLDHPRWVYTLPNGDVLVAESNHPPMPEGATDGGTGLLAWARRTAMGFVMGRVGADTPSADRITLLRDADGDGRAEVKSEFLGGLTSPFGMALVGDELYIGNADAVVKVPYVRGQTHIDAVPVKVTDLPAGINHHWTKNVLANPEGTKLYVTVGSNSNVGENGLDAEEGRAAIWELDLASGQKRLFASGLRNPNGLAWKPGSTQLWTVVNERDEIGSDLVPDYLTSVRDGAFYGWPWSYYGAHVDSRVQPPRPDKVAQAIAPDYALGTHVAPLGLTFSDARGMPAVFADGVFVGEHGSWNRNPQAGYKVVFIPFRDGKPSGVPVDFLTGFLNGDGEAQGRPVGVALDGQGALLVADDVGNKVWRVARVRP, from the coding sequence ATGAATGCACCAAGCCGCCTTGCGCTGCTGATCACCGCCACGGCTGCCCTCAGCGCCTGTGGCGATTCCTCCAAACTGCCGTTTCAGGCCGGTGTGGGGCCAAGCCCGCAACTGCCCGAACCCACTGCATCACTGATCCCGACACTCAAGGTTTCCAAGGCTGTCGGCTGGCCCGGTAATGCCCAGCCAACGGCGCCCGATGGGTTCACGGTAACGGCGTTGGCCGCGGACCTTGACCATCCGCGCTGGGTGTACACCTTGCCCAATGGCGACGTGCTGGTAGCCGAGAGTAACCATCCGCCCATGCCTGAAGGTGCCACGGACGGCGGCACGGGTTTGCTCGCCTGGGCGCGTCGTACCGCGATGGGGTTTGTGATGGGGCGGGTCGGTGCCGATACGCCGAGCGCCGACCGGATCACGCTGCTGCGGGACGCCGACGGTGATGGGCGTGCCGAGGTGAAGAGTGAGTTTCTCGGTGGGCTGACGTCGCCGTTTGGCATGGCGTTGGTGGGGGATGAGTTGTATATCGGCAATGCCGATGCGGTGGTCAAGGTGCCTTATGTTCGGGGCCAGACTCACATCGATGCCGTGCCGGTGAAGGTCACTGATCTGCCGGCCGGGATCAATCATCACTGGACCAAAAACGTCCTGGCCAATCCTGAGGGTACCAAGCTTTATGTGACCGTCGGGTCCAACAGCAATGTGGGTGAGAACGGGCTTGACGCCGAGGAAGGGCGTGCTGCGATCTGGGAGTTGGATCTTGCCAGTGGGCAGAAGCGTCTGTTCGCCAGTGGGTTGCGCAATCCCAATGGGCTGGCGTGGAAACCCGGCTCTACGCAGTTGTGGACGGTGGTCAACGAGCGCGACGAGATCGGCAGCGATCTGGTGCCGGATTACCTGACGTCGGTGCGGGACGGCGCTTTCTACGGTTGGCCGTGGAGTTATTACGGGGCTCACGTTGACAGCCGGGTGCAGCCGCCGCGTCCGGACAAGGTCGCCCAGGCGATTGCACCGGACTACGCGCTGGGGACTCACGTTGCGCCGTTGGGCCTGACTTTTTCCGATGCGCGGGGGATGCCAGCGGTGTTTGCCGATGGGGTGTTTGTGGGGGAGCATGGATCCTGGAACCGTAATCCGCAGGCGGGGTACAAGGTGGTGTTTATTCCGTTCCGGGACGGAAAGCCGTCGGGTGTGCCTGTTGATTTCCTGACTGGGTTTTTAAATGGTGATGGAGAGGCTCAGGGGCGTCCGGTGGGTGTAGCGTTGGACGGGCAGGGCGCGTTGCTGGTGGCGGATGATGTGGGGAACAAGGTGTGGCGGGTGGCACGGGTAAGGCCTTAG
- a CDS encoding pyridoxamine 5'-phosphate oxidase family protein, with protein MNHQDASPVSPWHAGERQLQQSAGVAERMEVIGAKVIRDHLPEQHRAFYELLPYLVVGAVDEQGLPWATLLEGTPGFAYSPDPYSLRIDSLPAESDPAGSGLKQGASVGLLGIDLNTRRRNRMNGVIGAAGVDGFTVAVVHTFGNCPKYIQLRAVDPGARGQRAAGGIVRRANSLDDADRALIRSADTFFVASYVDLEGDAAKRSVDVSHRGGNSGFVRVEGEVLTIPDFTGNSFFNTLGNVQVNPVAGLLFVDFATGDVLQVVGRAEVILEGDELATFEGAERLWKVTVEHVVRRDAALALRWQFEGFSPYSLALGPWKA; from the coding sequence ATGAATCACCAGGACGCGTCCCCCGTTTCGCCATGGCATGCCGGCGAGCGGCAGTTGCAGCAAAGTGCCGGCGTGGCCGAGCGCATGGAGGTGATCGGCGCAAAGGTGATACGGGATCACTTGCCGGAGCAGCATCGAGCGTTTTATGAGTTGTTGCCCTATCTGGTCGTGGGGGCCGTGGATGAGCAGGGGCTGCCCTGGGCCACGCTGCTGGAGGGCACGCCGGGGTTTGCGTATTCGCCGGACCCCTACAGCTTGCGTATCGACAGCCTGCCTGCGGAGAGTGACCCCGCCGGGAGCGGGCTGAAACAAGGCGCGTCGGTCGGGCTGTTGGGCATTGACCTGAATACGCGGCGGCGTAATCGCATGAACGGGGTTATCGGGGCTGCCGGCGTCGACGGATTTACCGTGGCGGTGGTGCACACGTTTGGAAATTGCCCGAAGTACATCCAGTTGCGTGCGGTGGATCCGGGTGCCCGGGGGCAGCGCGCTGCGGGAGGTATTGTGCGGCGCGCGAACTCGCTCGATGACGCTGACCGGGCGCTGATTCGCAGCGCTGATACGTTTTTCGTCGCCAGCTATGTGGACCTGGAAGGAGATGCGGCCAAGCGTTCGGTGGACGTTTCACACCGAGGCGGCAACAGTGGGTTTGTGCGCGTGGAGGGAGAGGTGCTGACGATTCCCGATTTTACCGGCAACTCGTTTTTCAACACCTTGGGCAATGTGCAGGTCAACCCGGTTGCGGGCTTGCTGTTTGTGGATTTTGCTACGGGTGATGTGTTGCAGGTGGTCGGGCGGGCCGAGGTGATTCTTGAAGGAGATGAACTGGCCACGTTCGAGGGGGCTGAGCGGTTGTGGAAGGTGACCGTGGAACACGTGGTCCGACGGGATGCGGCGCTGGCCCTGCGTTGGCAGTTCGAGGGGTTTTCTCCCTACAGCCTGGCGTTGGGGCCTTGGAAAGCCTGA
- a CDS encoding LysR family transcriptional regulator has protein sequence MDRYRDMQIFQALSRQPSLAAAARCLGISGPTVIRAIDRLETRLRVPLVQRSTRGIRLTEAGATFMADCSRILDGVSAAEASAQGAHAQAEGNLRVFFPLLFSRYVMAPLLAGYLERYPGVRLFAHYHDHYPNLNEDGLDVAVLVGELPGSSLIARPVGHVRNIVCASPGYLQSHGEPVQPEALKEHRLVASQAYSNWVQWDFQGASIKARARLGCTTVQGAINAAVQGAGLIRCLSYPVHEHLASGQLRRVLQAHEPPPLPVHVVYREGRNASMRVRSFVDFSVAALREHPAFHSPRA, from the coding sequence ATGGACCGTTATCGCGACATGCAGATCTTCCAGGCGCTGTCCCGGCAGCCGAGCCTGGCCGCGGCTGCCCGCTGCCTGGGCATCTCGGGGCCCACTGTGATCCGCGCGATTGACCGGCTGGAGACGCGCTTGCGGGTGCCATTGGTACAGCGCAGCACCCGGGGCATTCGCCTCACCGAAGCCGGGGCGACGTTCATGGCCGACTGTTCGCGGATCCTTGACGGCGTGAGCGCCGCCGAAGCATCTGCCCAGGGTGCGCACGCGCAGGCCGAGGGAAACCTGCGGGTGTTTTTTCCGTTGCTGTTCAGCCGTTATGTGATGGCGCCGCTGTTGGCCGGCTACCTGGAGCGCTATCCCGGAGTCCGCCTGTTTGCCCATTACCACGATCATTATCCGAACCTGAATGAAGACGGCCTGGACGTGGCAGTCCTGGTGGGGGAACTGCCCGGTTCATCCCTGATTGCCCGGCCCGTGGGCCATGTGCGCAACATCGTCTGCGCCAGCCCCGGCTATCTGCAAAGCCATGGCGAACCGGTGCAACCGGAGGCGCTCAAGGAGCATCGGCTGGTCGCCAGCCAGGCGTATTCGAATTGGGTGCAGTGGGATTTCCAGGGCGCCAGCATCAAGGCCCGGGCGCGTCTCGGTTGCACCACGGTGCAGGGCGCGATCAATGCGGCGGTGCAGGGCGCAGGGTTGATCCGGTGCTTGAGCTACCCGGTGCACGAGCACCTGGCGAGCGGGCAACTGCGTCGAGTATTGCAGGCCCATGAACCGCCGCCGCTGCCGGTGCATGTGGTCTACCGCGAAGGGCGCAACGCTTCGATGCGGGTGCGCAGTTTTGTCGATTTCAGCGTGGCGGCATTGCGTGAACATCCGGCGTTTCATTCACCGAGGGCTTGA